A genomic segment from Chrysemys picta bellii isolate R12L10 chromosome 11, ASM1138683v2, whole genome shotgun sequence encodes:
- the LOC135974413 gene encoding maestro heat-like repeat-containing protein family member 7: MENLVVKLQSHHSSEHQASHTSAAATCALYEMISVSKSRDATTRLYPQLLMALLVEIHFSLGQSIPGDKVSGRESSRQSLHTSSAVEAIKMLLLCVGCRSELTVMEKEQGWILLQSPQDHLRGVSLLARAMVHYACPETTRMLLDLVIPLLDRGDKKHRLTMMAFFVELLRYEEAKKLPHPDTLDRLEEWTKHPSPVFRSLGLRGLSILATQPGKVEQVKALLPAILWGSDEMDDGSILEAISAVQNLLQSLDGSELTSVARKLIPLLDAVRPQVRSAAIMLFTELLNTVKRRQKPLLQEEVTRSLVPLLLHLQDEDPDVGKRCQKALAGCFQLLGWSCPKQINSKKAWHTHPRVVDKICQHFVLKLKSVSDILLQCLDHLQSPQAPIRRAAAIFIGCTVQSSEPAMVRQEKELILQSLSGLQQDPDSSVCVSVSRAIQQVRDGGRNQSPQTLGARFRNLFCCLTGQEERENAPDRDLLGGPDPSQSHQWDSGGP, from the exons atggagaacctggttgtgaagctgcagagtcaccacagctctgagcaccaagcctctcacacgtctgctgcc gccacatgcgccctctatgagatgatctcggtgagcaagtccagagatgccacaacccgcctctatcctcagctgctaatggctcttcttgtcgaaatccatttcagcctgggacagagcataccaggggataaagtctctggaagggaaagcagccggcagagcctccacaccag ctctgcagtggaggctataaagatgctgcttctctgtgttggctgccgttccgagctgactgttatggagaaggagcaaggctggatcctcctacaaagcccccaagatcacctccgtggggtgagcctgctggccag agccatggtgcactatgcttgccctgagaccacaaggatgctgctggacctagtgatcccgctcctcgacagaggtgataagaaacacaggctgaccatgatggccttctttgtagaa cttctgcgttacgaagaggccaagaagctcccacatccagacactttggaccgtctcgaggagtggacaaaacaccccagcccagttttccgttcacttggtctaagaggactcagcatcctggcaacccaaccagggaag gtggaacaagtcaaggccctgctgcctgccatcctttggggctcggatgagatggatgatgggagtattctggaggccatctcagctgttcagaaccttctgcagagcctggatgggagtgagctcaccagcgtggccaggaagctaatccccttactcgatgct gtgagaccccaggtgcgctctgctgccatcatgctgtttacagagttgcttaacacagtgaagaggaggcagaagcccctgctgcaggaggaagtgacccgcagcctggtcccactgctccttcacttacaggacgaggaccctgacgtgggcaag aggtgtcagaaagccttggctgggtgttttcagctcctgggatggtcttgtcctaagcagattaacagcaagaaggcttggcacacccatccccgggtggtggacaagatctgccagcacttt gtgctgaagctcaagagcgtatctgacatcttgctccaatgtctggatcacctccaaagcccccaggctccaatacgacgggcagcagccatctttatcg gttgcactgttcaaagctcagagcccgccatggtcaggcaagagaaggagctgatacttcagt ctctcagtggcctgcagcaagatccggattcctctgtctgtgtcagtgtctcacgggccattcagcaagttcgggatggtggcagaaaccagtcacctcagaccctaggagctagattcaggaacctgttctgctgcttgactggccaggaggaaagggaaaatgctcctgacagagatctcttgggtggcccggacccttcccaaagccaccaatgggactcaggagggccctga